In Scatophagus argus isolate fScaArg1 chromosome 3, fScaArg1.pri, whole genome shotgun sequence, one genomic interval encodes:
- the dido1 gene encoding death-inducer obliterator 1 isoform X1 — MEKDASPELSLAPEPEQSQDRMDNCSQGLGEGDSEQKEQFQIESENVVKETLEETDNPSKANSEVKKTWGFRKSTVAKREMPVEAATESSENRCPVRRSGRQSKRTDKLEEFLLTAKRGSRKSAPASLESGDPPSQTPTDAETASEASFDGNADPKAVEDKAESPERKTRSGTRKQTQRKTQGGRQSRGGGRVTVKDEGSSDNEDGSTASKDQLPEKKDEMSYPNPDDVENTKTVQPQPEPGSEKIEVVEQQNEHGDKIDSVEMEESDRETDKDSADKSVAMLVKRGPIRTYVNKKKAASKNTTPVKAPANKCTFTGKRDAKPKATQASGKTRKAQTQEDNDDENDEDEDEDDENDSSMSSSSSSVESDDGGYDPNALYCICRQKHNKRFMICCDRCEEWFHGDCVGITEARGRLMERNGEDYICPNCTAKKNQVVRPATSVLSATTETGKPKVDGAPPSSALAVSAATAEKTYVSGIDPTQAAVHPGAPPLSTTCGGTEEKGTEDLGIKGRIEKATNPTGKKKIKIFQPQAVQQPPEPKAGQKPAPLTEKKAALVAEQKAQPDTEQKVASNVEVKTTPAAEVQEENATEGESSLPKCIGPGCENNAQPDSVYCGNDCILRHAAAAMKSITDVKEPKQKDKAKAQKTKSTPKRSIGGGKKAQKNTQEESDSEEDHSPDPDEDDEDEHAVEHPPPPATASWSSDHNYIAVTPEKTTPISPTVLNKKSPPKEEKKSEKEQKEKEPEPEKAPEKPSPASVTPLKANKKAPTTKAAKVSPKDKKHSLRNTSSKASKKPVKPQSKTAAKSKKPSPSAVHPPPSFPPGPIHVTGALRVTKSNFTIPKKQPQQRDTTSDSHSSSRVPSSPVSSAPSSHSSSRTAHAAASAHTVSPALPPPPNNQMRQNIRRSLTDILYKRVSDSDDLKMTESEVGRLAVAIEKEMFNLCLNTDSKYKNKYRSLMFNLKDPKNKGLFYRVVGGEVSPFRLVRLSAEELLSKEISEWRKPDAPEVQSPSSRAHSGQSKLGNRHDSHSMDMDDAPPTSDGDVCISTTSSSSRMASAADQDESTSAQLSAVEGNSGSSMPDIFSAMLKDTTSEHRTHLFDLNCKICTGQKMEDEPAAKKAKLTKKPETKPPRQELHSSRSVDVHPASQPQVPTTYQHQDPLAHQHPVPSSYQSNMETAVPESHPQFYQEDLNMLVPPAPVSAPIAPTVSSVSITRRDPRMARHSSGVTVTYTAPEKTINNSAEPLPAPLSVPVDVGPKPPLPKPPAPPPSVAMSKLPKISTSEASPEGETAIFLHGQEKIWKGLINMQSVAKFVTKAYLVSGSFEHLKEDLPDTIHIGGRISPNTVWDYVGKLKTSLSKELCLIRFHPATEEEEVAYVSLFSYFSSRKRFGVVANNNRRIKDLYLIPLGSKDPLPSKLLPFDGPGLEPARPNLLLGLLICQKDRKRAGAPLESEEKRSKTQTKDPDDTGLPKPSPSVRAERSTRQSLEIPFSTTPPGSPPSNSSETISSAVNASSVLSFLSSVKAPATSTTTGKDSPSSSSSVASSAAAATPLQTILNTLFGKKKLDSEASNSPSDQGGELSVPPATMLDPIVQQYAQISKEKQVEDDEDDRPYDPEEEYDPSRGYNVPKKPVDVTCKLEITKQPEVVANESDDVAYDPEDDSIFDDVKTLVPIQTKAESITDPQKILESLKQFGDQTFQKQGEQQMSSTGTPGATSTLPDTLLTQPAKSLLANTQLLQLGKKVEELVKSSSAAPLINQKRDPRQSRDPRQAATSKKLTDEPEEKDETSAELPDSTLSQPVIQENQPSNVAEVPDSPPVPETSLPQEEVKSEMLPFPELDKAEVSIPLLGEEVEPDMEVNYLDEKEVKNEEAEPVKAETEMDKYSIWPNAASILKTGEDSEYEENSQDTPTTSYYNELASTSTVTSTIPVLTQSTTLGDTQSHHMPHHMSASGFDSKYRPPGDIPPPSNFPPPHLMQGQTMIMRPPPMSVPPPMQALPPMSGPPPMQGHPPPIHVPPPLRGPPPMQGDSSQQYGPPPAAYPPYQNQWTGTQPPPQQQPPPGPPPQNIMPPRGPPPFSPMAQRGPAPQMFDPSVPPQHIGQQGPPPGLPPPPAFDGQNSLPPPRFAGPPPPYNFPANRGPPPPFTGPPPPHFDNRVPPPSHFPGPRGPPPSQYGEHGAHPSVIDQPRGPAEQYNKENSNSFKLNVDQNPNSGHVFKDNQGLSPGPAYRGPPPNQYEDRRGPPSSGEMSGQHFSPHHQYGSSRPHSSPPHRGSFDELRGPPSHETRPHPSQHFGGSERYRFDRHSDEARPVRHSGPLLPTPPEAPLGLSSRMGAHSPDLHRDDHWRRHSPEIRRRSSSTREDSEPHGGDRFSRFEGGHREPPPGPSQPSEERPRELSEDRRREREREVLHPGRPSWDRGQVKRWSRERDWDRGRERDRDRERSRERDRSKAKEGERHRESEGERHRDQDTDKRRDRERDRERDRPRDTDRRDYERDRGRNRDRDRDRDRDRDRDRDRDRDRDRERDRDRDRRRDRSRSRERDRDRDRGKDRGRDRDRERERDRDKDRDRRDRSRSREKREEKKDSKHDTPKESDKTAENDKSIS, encoded by the exons ATGGAGAAGGATGCGAGCCCTGAGCTCTCTCTTGCTCCTGAGCCAGAGCAGAGCCAGGACCGTATGGATAACTGCTCTCAAG GCCTTGGTGAAGGGGATAGCGAGCAGAAGGAACAGTTTCAAATTGAAAGCGAGAATGTGGTCAAAGAGACACTAGAGGAGACGGATAACCCTTCCAAGGCCAACAGTGAAGTAAAGAAGACTTGGGGTTTCCGAAAGTCCACAGTTGCAAAGAGAGAGATGCCAGTGGAGGCAGCAACTGAGAGCTCTGAAAACCGCTGTCCTGTACGTCGTAGTGGCAGACAGTCTAAGCGTACTGACAAACTAGAGGAATTTCTCTTGACCGCCAAAAGGGGGTCAAGAAAGAGCGCCCCTGCCAGTCTGGAAAGTGGAGACCCTCCTTCTCAAACCCCGACTGATGCAGAGACTGCCTCAGAGGCCAGCTTTGACGGTAACGCTGACCCCAAGGCTGTAGAGGACAAGGCAGAGTCtccagagaggaagacaagaagCGGCACAAGGAAGCAGACACAACGGAAAACTCAAGGTggaagacagagcagaggaggtggTAGAGTTACAGTCAAAGATGAGGGAAGCTCTGACAATGAGGATGGTAGTACTGCCAGTAAGGACCAgttaccagaaaaaaaagatgaaatgagtTATCCCAATCCTGACGATGTAGAGAACACTAAAACAGTACAACCTCAGCCGGAGCCGGGCTCTGAGAAGATCGAGGTTGTTGAGCAGCAGAACGAACATGGCGATAAGATCGACAGTGTGGAAATGgaggagagtgacagagagactgacaaGGACAGCGCAGACAAGTCTGTGGCAATGTTGGTAAAACGTGGACCAATAAGAACTTACGTCAATAAAAAGAAGGCAGCTAGTAAGAACACTACCCCTGTCAAAGCTCCTGCCAACAAGTGTACCTTTACTGGCAAGAGGGATGCCAAGCCCAAAGCTACCCAGGCTTCTGGAAAGACACGCAAGGCCCAGACACAAGAGGACAATGATGACGagaatgatgaagatgaggatgaggatgatgagaaTGACTCTTCAATGTCTTCGTCTTCATCATCCGTTGAGTCAGACGATGGAGGTTATGACCCCAATGCACTTTACTGCATCTGTcgtcagaaacacaacaaaag GTTCATGATCTGCTGTGACCGCTGTGAGGAGTGGTTCCATGGAGACTGTGTGGGTATCACTGAGGCCCGTGGGCGCTTGATGGAGAGAAATGGGGAAGACTACATCTGCCCCAACTGCACCGCTAAGAAGAACCAGGTGGTCAGACCTGCCACGTCTGTCCTCTCTGCAACCACAGAAACTGGGAAGCCCAAAGTTGACGGTGCTCCTCCTAGTTCTGCTCTCGCTGTTTCTGCTGCTACTGCTGAGAAAACTTACGTTAGTGGAATTGACCCCACTCAGGCAGCTGTTCACCCTGGAGCACCACCTCTATCCACCACATGTGGTGGAACTGAAGAGAAAGGAACAGAGGACCTGGGTATCAAAGGCAGGATAGAGAAAGCTACTAATCCAACTGGgaaaaagaagataaagatCTTTCAGCCG CAGGCTGTACAGCAGCCACCTGAACCCAAAGCAGGCCAGAAACCAGCACCACTCACAGAAAAGAAGGCAGCACTCGTGGCAGAGCAGAAAGCTCAACCAGACACGGAACAGAAGGTGGCGTCAAACGTGGAGGTGAAGACGACGCCAGCAGCGGAGGTGCAAGAGGAGAACGCCACCGAGGGGGAGTCTTCTCTTCCCAAGTGTATCGGGCCTGGCTGTGAGAATAACGCCCAGCCAGACTCAGTGTACTGTGGCAATGACTGTATCCTGAGACACGCCGCTGCGGCCATGAAATCCATCACTGACGTCAAAGAGCCCAAGCAGAAGGACAAGGCCAAGGCTCAGAAAACCAAGTCTACACCAAAG AGGAGCATCGGCGGTGGGAAGAAGGCGCAAAAGAATACCCAGGAGGAGTCGGACAGCGAGGAAGATCACAGTCCTGATCCAGATGAGGACGACGAAGATGAGCACGCTGTGGAACACCCACCCCCACCGGCCACTGCGTCCTGGTCCAGCGACCATAATTACATTGCAGTAACACCAGAAAAGACTACACCCATATCACCAACAGTGTTAAACAAAAAGT CACCCccaaaagaagagaagaagagtgagaaggagcagaaagagaaggaaccTGAGCCAGAGAAAGCTCCTGAGAAGCCTTCCCCAGCGTCTGTGACACCACTCAAAGCAAACAAGAAGGCTCCGACCACTAAAGCAGCCAAGGTCTCCCCAAAGGACAAGAAGCATTCTCTTCGGAATACCAGCTCAAAGGCGTCAAAAAAACCTGTGAAGCCCCAGAGTAAAACTGCAGCAAAGTCCAAGAAGCCAAGCCCTTCGGCCGTCCACCCCCCACCTTCCTTCCCTCCAGGACCGATCCACGTCACAGGGGCACTGAGAGTCACCAAGTCCAACTTTACTATCCCCAAGAAGCAGCCACAACAGAGGGATACTACATCTGATAGTCACTCCTCCTCCAGAGTCCCATCATCTCCAGTTTCTTCTGCTCCCTCCAGCCACTCCTCCTCCAGAACTGCACATGCAGCTGCTTCAGCACACACTGTGTCGCCTGCACTGCCGCCTCCACCCAACAACCAGATGAGGCAAAACATCCGCCGCTCTCTGACAGATATTCTCTATAAGAG GGTGAGCGACAGTGATGATCTGAAAATGACTGAGAGTGAGGTGGGAAGGCTGGCAGTTGCcattgaaaaagaaatgttcaaCCTCTGCCTTAACACTGACAGCAAATACAAGAACAAGTACAGGTCCCTCATGTTCAACCTGAAAGATCCTAAAAACAAA GGCTTGTTCTACAGGGTGGTGGGTGGTGAGGTTAGCCCCTTCAGACTGGTGAGACTAAGTGCCGAAGAGCTGCTTTCCAAAGAGATATCCGAGTGGAGGAAGCCAGATGCTCCCGAG GTACAGTCTCCCAGTTCAAGGGCCCATTCTGGTCAGTCCAAACTGGGCAACAGACATGACTCACATAGCATGGATATGGATGATGCTCCACCAACATCTGATGGAGATGTATGTATCTCTACCACCTCTTCATCTTCTCGCATGGCCTCTGCTGCA GACCAAGATGAGTCAACTTCAGCACAGCTCTCTGCTGTTGAGGGAAACAGTGGCAGCAGCATGCCAGACATTTTCAGTGCCATGCTGAAAGACACCACCTCTGAACACAGGACTCATCTTTTTGACCTCAACTGTAAAATATGCACAG GTCAGAAGATGGAAGATGAGCCTGCAGCTAAGAAAGCCAAACTGACTAAGAAGCCTGAAACTAAGCCACCCAGACAAGAGCTGCATTCATCCAGATCGGTGGATGTCCATCCTGCCAGCCAACCACAGGTCCCCACAACCTACCAGCACCAAGACCCTTTAGCCCACCAACACCCTGTCCCTTCATCCTACCAGTCTAACATGGAGACAGCAGTACCAGAATCACATCCGCAGTTTTATCAGGAGGACCTTAATATGTTGGTACCTCCAGCTCCGGTTTCTGCACCGATTGCCCCTACTGTGTCTTCTGTCAGCATCACCCGCAGAGACCCCCGCATGGCCAGGCACAGCTCTGGTGTGACTGTCACCTACACCGCCCCAGAAAAAACCATCAACAACTCAGCAGAACCACTCCCAGCTCCTCTTAGTGTTCCAGTGGATGTCGGACCCAAGCCACCACTTCCGAAGCCCccagctcctccaccttcaGTAGCTATGTCCAAACTACCGAAAATAAG tacATCTGAAGCTTCTCCTGAGGGTGAGACGGCAATCTTCCTCCATGGTCAAGAGAAAATTTGGAAAGGACTTATCAACATGCAGTCTGTGGCTAAGTTTGTGACCAAGGCTTACCTGGTATCAGGATCTTTTGAACATCTGAAGGAG GATTTGCCAGACACCATTCATATTGGAGGACGCATATCTCCAAACACTGTGTGGGACTATGTCGGGAAACTGAAGACCTCACTCTCCAAG gaACTTTGTCTCATTCGTTTTCACCcagccacagaggaagaagaggtggcatatgtctctctcttctcttacTTTAGCAGCAGGAAACGATTTGGTGTGGTTGCAAATAACAATCGCCGCATCAAGGACCTCTATCTCATCCCGCTGGGCTCAAAGGACCCATTACCCTCCAAACTGTTACCGTTTGATGGGCCAG GGCTTGAACCAGCTCGTCCTAACCTCCTCTTGGGGCTGCTGATCtgccagaaagacagaaagcgAGCTGGTGCTCCATTGGAAAGTGAGGAAAAGCGGTCCAAGACTCAAACCAAAGATCCTGATGACACTGGTCTTCCAAAGCCATCTCCTTCAGTCAGAGCAGAAAGAAGTACACGGCAGAGTCTTGAAATCCCTTTCAGCACGACTCCTCCAGGGTCACCTCCATCCAATTCCTCTGAGACCATAAGCAGCGCTGTGAACGCCTCCTCAGTCCTTTCCTTCTTGTCCTCTGTCAAAGCACCAGCCACATCCACTACGACTGGCAAGGACTCCCCATCTTCATCCAGCTCTGTCgcttcctctgcagcagctgccacTCCTCTTCAGACCATCCTCAACACTCTTTTTGGCAAGAAAAAGCTCGACTCTGAAGCTTCCAACTCTCCATCTGATCAGGGTGGAGAACTCTCCGTCCCGCCTGCTACAATGCTAGACCCCATTGTACAGCAGTATGCACAGATTTCTAAAGAGAAACAGgttgaagatgatgaagatgaccGACCATATGACCCAGAAGAAGAGTATGACCCAAGTAGGGGTTACAATGTGCCCAAGAAGCCTGTTGATGTAACATGTAAACTTGAAATCACTAAGCAGCCAGAGGTGGTTGCAAATGAAAGTGATGATGTGGCTTACGACCCAGAGGATGACTCCATTTTTGATGACGTCAAAACTTTAGTACCCATCCAAACTAAGGCTGAATCTATAACTGATCCACAAAAGATCTTGGAAAGCCTTAAACAGTTTGGGGATCAAACATTCCAGAAACAAGGAGAACAGCAAATGTCATCCACAGGTACTCCTGGTGCGACATCGACTCTTCCAGACACACTCCTAACTCAACCTGCCAAATCCTTGTTGGCCAATACTCAGCTACTGCAGCTTGGGAAAAAAGTTGAAGAACTAGTTAagtcttcatcagcagctcCCTTGATCAACCAGAAAAGAGATCCCCGACAGAGCAGGGATCCTCGCCAAGCTGCAACTAGcaaaaaactgactgatgaaCCTGAGGAGAAAGATGAGACATCTGCTGAGTTGCCTGATTCTACTCTTTCACAGCCTGTGATACAAGAAAATCAGCCATCTAATGTAGCTGAGGTCCCAGACTCCCCACCAGTCCCAGAAACATCACTGCCtcaggaggaagtgaaaagCGAGATGCTACCTTTCCCGGAGTTGGATAAGGCCGAGGTGTCAATTCCATTATtgggagaggaggtggaaccTGACATGGAGGTCAACTACTTGGAtgagaaagaagtgaaaaatgAGGAAGCTGAGCCAGtcaaagcagaaacagagatggaCAAGTACAGTATTTGGCCAAACGCTGccagtattttaaaaactggTGAGGACTCAGAGTATGAGGAGAATAGCCAAGATACACCAACCACAAGTTATTACAATGAGCTGGCAAGCACATCCACAGTAACTTCAACAATCCCAGTACTCACTCAGAGCACAACATTGGGTGACACTCAGTCCCATCATATGCCGCATCACATGTCAGCGTCAGGCTTTGACAGCAAGTACAGACCTCCAGGTGACATTCCCCCACCGTCCAACTTCCCCCCACCCCATCTGATGCAGGGACAAACCATGATTATGAGGCCTCCGCCGATGTCTGTGCCACCACCCATGCAGGCTCTTCCTCCAATGTCAGGCCCCCCTCCTATGCAGGGACACCCCCCACCCATTCATGTTCCTCCCCCTCTACGTGGTCCTCCCCCCATGCAGGGTGACAGCAGCCAGCAGTATGGCCCACCTCCAGCTGCATACCCTCCCTACCAAAATCAGTGGACAGGCACCCAACCTCCaccgcagcagcagcctcctcctggACCTCCTCCTCAGAATATCATGCCACCCAGAGGACCACCACCATTCTCTCCCATGGCCCAAAGAGGCCCTGCTCCTCAAATGTTTGATCCCTCCGTTCCCCCTCAGCACATTGGACAACAAGGCCCCCCTCCAGGcctccccccacctcctgcTTTTGATGGACAGAACAGTTTGCCTCCACCAAGATTCGCTGGTCCACCACCACCATACAATTTCCCTGCAAACAGaggtcctcctccacctttcaCAGGGCCACCTCCACCTCACTTTGATAACAGAGTCCCTCCTCCGTCCCACTTTCCAGGGCCTAGGGGTCCCCCACCATCTCAGTATGGTGAGCATGGGGCTCATCCCTCAGTGATAGACCAACCTCGAGGCCCAGCAGAACaatataataaagaaaattctAACTCTTTTAAGCTAAATGTGGACCAGAATCCAAACTCTGGCCATGTTTTTAAAGATAATCAGGGTCTTTCACCAGGTCCAGCATACCGGGGACCTCCACCTAACCAGTATGAGGACAGAAGAGGCCCACCTTCCAGTGGTGAGATGAGTGGACAACACTTCAGTCCACATCACCAATATGGGAGCTCCAGACCACACTCTTCACCACCTCATCGAGGATCTTTTGATGAGCTCAGAGGTCCTCCATCTCATGAGACTAGACCCCACCCTTCTCAGCATTTTGGAGGATCAGAGCGGTACCGCTTTGATAGACACTCTGATGAGGCTAGACCTGTTCGCCACAGTGGGCCGCTACTGCCAACTCCTCCAGAGGCTCCCTTAGGTCTTTCAAGTCGCATGGGAGCCCACAGTCCTGACCTGCACAGGGATGACCACTGGCGACGGCACTCTCCTGAGATCAGAAGGAGGAGCAGCTCCACCCGAGAGGACTCGGAGCCCCACGGTGGAGATCGCTTCAGTCGTTTCGAAGGAGGCCACAGAGAACCTCCTCCTGGTCCCTCACAGCCCTCTGAAGAGAGACCAAGGGAGCTGTCCGAGGACCGTCGGAGGGAAAGAGAACGGGAAGTCCTTCACCCTGGCAGGCCGTCATGGGACAGGGGCCAGGTCAAGAGATGGAGCAGAGAGCGAGATTGGGATAGAGGCAGAGAAAGGGACCGTGATCGTGAGCGTAGCCGAGAAAGAGACCGCAGCAAAGCGAAGGAGGGCGAGAGGCACAGGGAGTCGGAGGGAGAACGACACAGGGATCAAGACACAGACAAGAGGAGAGAccgggagagagacagggaaagagacagacCTAGGGATACTGACAGGAGGGACTACGAACGTGACAGAGGGAGAAACCGAGACCGAGACCGTGACCGTGACCGTGACCGAGACCGAGACCGAGACCGTGACCGTGACCGAGATCGAGAGCGAGATAGGGACAGGGACAGAAGACGGGATAGATCCCGAAGCAGGGAACGTGACAGGGACAGAGACCGTGGTAAAGACCGAGGcagggacagagacagggagagagagagagaccgggacaaagacagagaccGTCGGGACAGgagcagaagcagagaaaagagagaggagaaaaaggacaGTAAACATGATACACCCAAGGAGAGTGATAAAACTGCAGAAAACGACAAGAGCATATCCTAG